Proteins encoded by one window of Mycoplasma capricolum subsp. capricolum ATCC 27343:
- a CDS encoding Panacea domain-containing protein, giving the protein MRPKYSYKDISDWFLSKESMTPKKLQKLTYYAEAWAYALFDEGILSDTSFQAWIHGPVSPELWRDYKNYGWNEIPKKENNDYKLDKNTLELLDAVWSTYGERTGYELEAISHSETPWINARKGLEELEASTKLIKPEDMKNYYRSIYTGD; this is encoded by the coding sequence ATGAGACCAAAATATAGTTACAAAGATATTTCAGATTGATTTTTATCAAAAGAAAGTATGACACCTAAAAAACTTCAAAAACTAACTTATTATGCTGAAGCATGAGCTTATGCATTATTTGATGAAGGTATTCTGAGTGATACATCATTTCAAGCGTGAATACATGGTCCTGTTTCTCCTGAATTATGAAGAGATTACAAAAATTATGGATGAAATGAGATTCCAAAAAAAGAAAATAATGATTATAAATTGGATAAAAATACTCTAGAGCTTTTAGATGCAGTTTGAAGTACTTATGGTGAAAGAACTGGATATGAATTAGAAGCCATATCACACTCTGAAACACCTTGAATAAATGCGAGAAAAGGTTTAGAAGAACTAGAAGCATCAACTAAATTAATTAAACCAGAAGATATGAAAAATTATTATAGAAGTATTTATACAGGTGATTAA
- a CDS encoding MAG6450 family protein, whose translation MKKSLTKELNWDKKSELSSKDKSYPFKIAIIHKLDNDFDFKSLTISGLKNFHNLIHDILSKKLTIAQVEKLYMRTHSRPLEKRWVSEQLEIREIHLGKDRNPFRLFGYLNKDNYFVLTKIDPNHEYHD comes from the coding sequence TTGAAAAAAAGCTTAACTAAAGAACTAAATTGAGATAAGAAAAGTGAACTATCATCTAAAGACAAATCATATCCATTTAAGATTGCTATTATTCATAAGTTAGATAATGATTTTGATTTTAAATCACTTACAATAAGTGGTCTTAAAAATTTTCATAACTTAATACATGATATTTTAAGTAAAAAATTAACAATTGCTCAAGTTGAAAAATTATATATGAGAACACATTCTAGGCCACTTGAAAAAAGATGAGTAAGTGAACAGTTAGAAATTAGAGAAATACATTTAGGAAAAGATAGAAATCCTTTTAGATTATTTGGCTATTTAAATAAAGACAATTATTTTGTTCTAACAAAAATAGATCCTAATCATGAATATCATGACTAA
- a CDS encoding chromosome segregation protein SMC: MLFLKQIRASGFKSFADLTVMDFNYDMTGVVGPNGSGKSNITDAIRWTLGEQSTKTLRGSKMDDIVFSGNNEKKAADVAEVTLVFNNIHENFSSIKSDTVEITRKFDKNTRESEFYINSNKCKLKDVQSIALEAGLTRSSIAIISQGTVANFTESKPETKREIFDDAAGVSKYKKRKKETLSKLEKATENLTRLEDIAREISRRLPNLERQSKKALEYEQKVNELKNIELYILTKDLRVLSNRIEELRVEKIEYETQIKKLTNEINMSQDEVNLIIDKDAEDNQKLSELNAKFNSLVQKIANLKVRKQKAELKEQENLNTKDQDEYKATLVKKQFDERQISIKSEKDKITKAEDSLLELKEKYDYYTGKYNEIYKEIETIRTAISRINIQIETIEHRKKTALNSYQDAISAILNNQKQISGVVGVLKTLINVKEEYQIAISVTASGHMNSLVMKTDQDVKKAIEFLKKNTNLGRATFLPLNTLTPNLINPVQKQLLEKSEGFVGFANELVEYSNDISKAVEYALANIIVVQTYDDAINLAKNTNFRFNIVSLDGQRILPHGAIIGGSTKNANIFAKQNSLNQDNNLDELKNKVDALEEKELTRTKELTEYKTANDNLRDQINDLNGIIRNAKNNLFNWTENLKELSDEHKSLTGKDLFTGIFSKNEESESITLSRQISELEIQRDEVQIEINSISFKRTQSMEKQKEMNSANSLKRNELDELKTHAGSINTEYNVLLQRRITIIDRLSNGYQITEETALTMVVPEIKDEQVARERIIELTTYIQNIGNINMDAIEEYKTEKERFDYYDQQIKDIYDAKEKLESIILDIDIAMESQFKQIIEDVNKALPDVFSKMFGGGYAELIYTDPDNILETGIDIKIFPPGKKITNLNLLSGGEKSLVALSVLFAILKARPLPLVILDEAEAPLDPVNVERFARYVRHFSDNTQFIIVTHREGTMTQCDSLFGVTMQTKGITKIINVKLVEAKNLH, translated from the coding sequence ATGTTATTTTTAAAGCAGATTAGAGCTAGTGGGTTCAAATCATTTGCTGATCTTACAGTAATGGATTTTAATTATGATATGACTGGAGTTGTTGGTCCAAATGGTTCTGGAAAATCAAACATTACTGATGCAATTAGATGAACTTTAGGAGAACAATCAACTAAAACTTTACGTGGAAGTAAAATGGATGATATTGTTTTTAGTGGAAATAATGAAAAAAAAGCAGCTGATGTTGCTGAAGTAACATTAGTTTTTAATAATATTCATGAAAACTTTTCTTCAATTAAAAGTGATACTGTAGAAATTACTCGTAAATTTGATAAGAACACTAGAGAAAGTGAATTTTATATTAATTCTAATAAATGTAAACTAAAAGATGTTCAAAGTATTGCTTTAGAAGCAGGGCTAACTAGATCAAGTATTGCTATTATTTCTCAAGGAACTGTTGCTAATTTTACTGAATCAAAACCAGAAACAAAAAGAGAAATTTTTGATGATGCAGCTGGAGTAAGTAAGTATAAAAAAAGAAAAAAAGAAACTTTATCAAAATTAGAAAAAGCAACTGAGAATTTAACAAGACTTGAAGATATTGCTAGAGAAATTTCTAGAAGATTACCAAATTTAGAACGTCAATCAAAAAAAGCTTTAGAATACGAACAAAAAGTTAATGAGTTAAAAAATATTGAATTATATATCTTAACTAAAGATTTAAGAGTTTTATCAAATAGAATTGAAGAATTAAGAGTAGAAAAAATAGAATATGAAACTCAAATTAAAAAGTTAACTAATGAAATTAATATGAGTCAAGATGAAGTTAACTTAATTATTGATAAAGATGCTGAAGATAACCAAAAATTATCTGAACTTAATGCTAAATTTAATTCATTAGTTCAAAAAATTGCAAATTTAAAAGTTAGAAAACAAAAAGCAGAACTAAAAGAACAAGAAAATCTGAATACAAAAGATCAAGACGAATATAAAGCAACTTTAGTTAAAAAACAATTTGATGAAAGACAAATTAGTATTAAATCTGAAAAAGATAAAATTACTAAAGCTGAAGATTCATTATTAGAATTAAAAGAAAAATACGACTATTATACAGGTAAATATAATGAAATTTATAAAGAAATTGAAACTATTAGAACAGCAATTTCAAGAATTAATATTCAAATTGAAACAATAGAACATAGAAAAAAAACTGCTTTAAATTCATATCAAGATGCAATCAGTGCTATTTTAAATAATCAAAAACAAATTAGTGGAGTTGTTGGTGTTTTAAAAACATTAATCAATGTAAAAGAAGAATATCAAATTGCTATTTCAGTAACAGCTAGTGGTCATATGAACTCATTAGTTATGAAAACTGATCAAGACGTTAAAAAAGCTATAGAATTTTTAAAAAAGAATACTAATTTAGGTAGAGCAACTTTTTTACCTTTAAATACTCTGACTCCTAATTTGATTAATCCCGTTCAAAAACAACTATTAGAAAAAAGTGAAGGTTTTGTTGGTTTTGCTAATGAATTAGTGGAATATTCTAATGATATTTCAAAAGCTGTTGAATATGCTTTAGCAAATATAATAGTAGTACAAACTTATGATGATGCTATTAACTTAGCAAAAAATACTAATTTTAGATTTAATATTGTTTCACTAGACGGACAAAGAATTTTACCACATGGAGCAATAATAGGTGGTTCAACAAAAAATGCTAACATTTTTGCAAAACAAAATTCTTTAAATCAAGATAATAATTTAGATGAACTAAAAAATAAAGTAGATGCTTTAGAAGAAAAAGAACTAACAAGAACAAAAGAACTAACTGAATATAAAACAGCAAATGATAATTTAAGAGATCAAATTAATGATTTAAACGGTATTATTAGAAATGCTAAAAACAATTTATTTAATTGAACAGAAAATCTTAAAGAATTATCAGATGAGCATAAAAGTTTGACTGGTAAAGATTTATTTACTGGTATATTTAGTAAAAATGAAGAATCAGAATCAATTACATTATCAAGACAGATTTCAGAACTAGAAATTCAAAGAGATGAAGTTCAAATTGAAATTAATTCAATTTCTTTTAAACGTACTCAAAGTATGGAAAAACAAAAAGAAATGAATTCTGCTAATAGTTTAAAAAGAAATGAACTTGATGAATTAAAAACTCACGCAGGATCAATTAATACTGAGTATAATGTTTTATTACAAAGAAGAATAACAATAATTGATCGTTTATCTAATGGATATCAAATTACTGAAGAAACAGCTTTAACTATGGTTGTTCCAGAAATCAAAGATGAGCAAGTTGCAAGAGAAAGAATTATAGAATTAACTACTTATATTCAAAATATCGGAAATATCAATATGGATGCTATTGAAGAATATAAAACTGAAAAAGAACGTTTTGATTATTATGATCAACAAATAAAAGATATTTATGATGCTAAAGAAAAATTAGAAAGTATCATTTTAGATATCGATATTGCAATGGAATCTCAATTCAAACAAATTATTGAAGATGTTAATAAAGCTTTACCAGATGTTTTTTCAAAAATGTTTGGTGGAGGTTATGCTGAATTGATTTATACTGATCCAGACAATATATTAGAAACAGGAATAGATATTAAAATTTTTCCACCAGGTAAAAAAATTACAAATCTAAATTTATTATCAGGAGGAGAAAAATCTTTAGTTGCTTTATCTGTATTATTTGCCATTTTAAAAGCAAGACCTTTACCATTAGTAATTTTAGATGAAGCTGAAGCCCCACTAGATCCAGTTAATGTTGAAAGATTTGCAAGATATGTAAGACATTTTTCAGATAATACTCAATTTATAATTGTTACTCATAGAGAAGGAACAATGACTCAATGTGATTCACTATTTGGAGTAACAATGCAAACTAAAGGAATAACAAAAATTATTAATGTTAAACTTGTTGAAGCTAAAAACTTACACTAA
- a CDS encoding RelA/SpoT family protein: MLNKYNYMSFDYREIRDFKDLLSELKKYIKNKSELERIEQAYKYAFKCHFNQTRKNGDPYIYHPLSAAYYLAQWRMGPNTIIAGLLHDILEDTPIQKEELVELFNEEVANLVESVTKVSFFAKENRQQIKSKYLRKLYLSMSKDIRVIIIKIADRLHNIYTIKNLRSEKQKIIAQETLEIYSAIAHRIGMKSAKSLLEDRSFEILNPEEFKKITDLFNSDMQKRQQIINEIIVNLEQYLKKEKNIKIISIFGRPKTIYSIYRKMNVIGKNFEEISDLLAIRIITKSIDDCYKILGFIHQKYIPLAGKFKDYIATPKNNVYQSLHTTLSDSNGNIFEIQIRTEEMNQVAETGAAAHWRYKEGEIVDIAKKQKEIDDKIDIFSRILDLDKSEEQQSVIEQSIKDDLFTASIYVLTPNGAVITLPYGSTVLDFAYRIHTEIGEKTIGARINGVFSPINTVLKSGEVVEVKTSPKQEPTHEWLKIVVTSNARNRIKKYLQKKINEETLDKKDQQKELIKKTETNINAYINQKDWKWKKKTADEILETVKSMGYNSLNDFLLDVAKGEFTINQAAEKVFIKENYSKDDEAYASIKSKIIYDTSIKNDILVDGIKNIKTTLASCCMPIPYEEVVGFVTKNSGIKVHLKECINIDWTNMKSRLVVVQWNEAVAEKNMYTTKLKYFGIDRNKLLYDISKIISGLKVSIINANIFTDQKSLLSSGEITVKIKNSTQLTQTISALRSIPGINGVERGISNQKIK, encoded by the coding sequence GTGCTCAATAAATATAATTATATGTCTTTTGATTATCGTGAAATTAGAGATTTTAAAGATTTATTAAGTGAGTTAAAAAAATATATTAAAAATAAAAGTGAATTAGAACGTATTGAACAAGCTTATAAATATGCGTTTAAATGCCATTTTAATCAAACTAGAAAAAATGGCGATCCTTATATTTATCATCCACTATCTGCTGCTTATTATTTAGCTCAATGAAGAATGGGACCAAATACTATTATTGCTGGATTATTACACGATATTTTAGAAGATACTCCTATTCAAAAAGAAGAACTTGTAGAACTTTTTAATGAAGAAGTAGCCAATTTAGTTGAATCAGTTACTAAAGTAAGTTTTTTTGCAAAAGAAAATCGTCAGCAAATTAAATCAAAATATTTAAGAAAACTTTATTTATCAATGTCAAAAGATATTAGAGTAATTATTATTAAAATTGCTGATAGATTACACAATATTTATACTATTAAAAACTTACGTTCTGAAAAGCAAAAAATTATTGCTCAAGAAACATTAGAAATTTATTCAGCAATTGCTCATAGAATTGGTATGAAAAGTGCTAAGTCTTTATTAGAAGATAGATCATTTGAAATATTAAATCCAGAAGAGTTTAAAAAAATCACTGATTTATTTAATAGTGATATGCAAAAACGTCAACAAATTATTAATGAAATTATAGTTAATCTTGAACAATATTTAAAAAAAGAAAAAAATATTAAAATAATTAGTATTTTTGGAAGACCTAAAACTATATATTCTATTTATAGAAAAATGAATGTAATTGGTAAAAATTTTGAAGAAATTTCTGATTTATTAGCAATTAGAATTATTACAAAATCAATTGATGATTGCTATAAAATTTTAGGTTTTATTCATCAAAAATATATTCCCTTAGCTGGGAAATTTAAAGACTATATTGCAACTCCTAAAAATAATGTTTATCAATCACTTCACACTACTTTATCTGATTCAAATGGCAACATTTTTGAAATTCAAATTAGAACTGAAGAAATGAACCAAGTTGCTGAAACAGGAGCAGCTGCACATTGAAGATATAAAGAAGGAGAAATTGTTGACATTGCTAAAAAGCAAAAAGAAATAGATGATAAAATAGATATTTTTAGCCGCATTTTAGATTTAGATAAATCTGAAGAACAACAATCAGTAATCGAACAATCAATTAAAGATGATTTATTTACTGCTTCTATTTATGTTTTAACACCAAATGGAGCTGTAATTACTTTACCTTATGGATCAACTGTTTTAGATTTTGCTTACAGAATTCATACTGAAATTGGTGAAAAAACAATTGGAGCTAGAATTAATGGAGTGTTTTCACCAATTAATACTGTTTTAAAATCTGGGGAAGTTGTTGAAGTTAAAACGTCTCCAAAACAAGAACCAACTCATGAATGATTAAAAATCGTAGTCACTTCAAATGCTAGAAATAGAATTAAAAAATATTTACAAAAGAAAATTAATGAAGAAACATTAGATAAAAAAGATCAGCAAAAAGAATTGATTAAAAAAACTGAAACTAATATTAATGCTTATATTAATCAAAAAGATTGGAAATGAAAGAAAAAAACAGCTGATGAAATATTAGAAACAGTTAAATCAATGGGTTATAATTCATTAAATGATTTTTTATTAGATGTAGCTAAAGGTGAATTTACAATAAATCAAGCTGCTGAAAAGGTTTTTATAAAAGAAAATTATTCAAAAGATGATGAAGCTTATGCAAGTATTAAATCAAAAATCATTTATGATACTAGTATTAAAAATGATATTTTAGTTGATGGTATTAAAAATATTAAAACCACTTTAGCAAGTTGTTGTATGCCAATTCCATATGAAGAAGTAGTTGGTTTTGTTACTAAAAATAGTGGAATTAAAGTACATCTAAAAGAATGTATAAATATTGATTGAACTAATATGAAATCAAGATTAGTTGTTGTTCAGTGAAATGAAGCAGTTGCTGAAAAAAATATGTATACTACTAAATTAAAGTATTTTGGAATTGATAGAAATAAATTACTTTATGATATTAGTAAAATCATTTCAGGATTAAAAGTCTCAATTATTAATGCTAATATTTTTACTGATCAAAAATCATTATTATCTAGTGGAGAGATTACTGTTAAAATCAAAAACAGCACTCAATTAACTCAAACAATTTCAGCTTTAAGATCTATACCTGGAATTAATGGAGTTGAAAGAGGAATTTCAAATCAAAAGATTAAATAA
- a CDS encoding adenine phosphoribosyltransferase has product MNLKEFVVDVKDFPQKGIIFKDITPLLNNKDAFKYMIDTIAEFVKQLDVDVIVAPEARGFLLASAVAYATNKRFVLVRKPNKLPREVYDVEYSLEYGTNHQQIHKEDLKPNDKVVVIDDVLATGGTMQAIIDLVKLSKAEVVGMSFLIDLTFLHKEDLFSEYQVQKLIKY; this is encoded by the coding sequence ATGAATTTAAAAGAATTTGTAGTTGATGTTAAAGATTTTCCTCAAAAAGGAATTATTTTTAAAGATATAACACCATTGTTAAATAATAAAGATGCATTCAAATATATGATTGATACAATTGCAGAATTTGTTAAACAGCTTGATGTTGATGTAATTGTTGCTCCTGAAGCTAGAGGATTTTTATTAGCATCTGCTGTTGCTTATGCTACTAATAAAAGATTTGTTTTAGTAAGAAAACCAAATAAACTACCAAGAGAAGTTTATGATGTTGAATATAGTTTAGAATATGGTACTAATCATCAACAAATTCATAAAGAAGATTTAAAACCAAATGATAAAGTAGTTGTAATTGATGATGTCTTAGCAACTGGTGGAACTATGCAAGCTATTATTGATTTAGTTAAACTAAGTAAAGCAGAAGTTGTTGGAATGTCATTTCTAATTGATTTAACTTTCTTACATAAAGAAGATTTATTTAGTGAATATCAAGTACAAAAACTAATAAAATATTAA
- a CDS encoding protein translocase SecDF, variant type: MKNRLASFKKILRFIIMLILILTLLTGIGFSSYKIANNTLYGSKFVGGYQALVGVYDKTKNQEEEIPNGDAFKGAKSLEKKLSPFSDNTIETQQAGLSRVFIKASKKAYSNNQDDFKNAIERTGDLFILDKNYQDIFFNEELMKIIGVGEVYSKNSSDKRINKKLTLEEFLGEAKAESLQPANFSNKNSPFVSFNLKNEYLKNLIDPKKNKDSNSLTMITSVGHVIETLRTYYKKANSTNKQVIEKYLNTYFNQIIKPIQDYISSHSSDTLAVKTLKDLFSIEYSTTTTEGTSGNLAIQRTSLVDSKINKWWKSNQTGKIENTSDLKYVLFGTNNLDKKNDRHIFRFTNSANKFLYDANASEKDFIKDDKGNVGKYYNKLKISSDNSISQDEELDYIDKVSNKLISIIMTEILFKKDTTDKDHVVNRNLDQALFRNNVLLHNNQISPDNTRIVTTNPAIVTDRKTQTTKLYIPVWSNTMAKQVESDILQTSLGYTFKVLSIKEFSADITNIMLIITLGCLVILALAVLVFMVFSYRLLGLFAIVLAAISASLTMLVPIIFNMAIGPEIFMIMFVGIGLILDASIIYFENLKTHIYKEKLSPESSFKISNKDTLTILLDTSFIILIPNILLFIFGSGALKNLATISVINILIVILFVILGLRLLTWIVLKAKLFTKYPWLLPLNTLKNSQSSWSNDLMLSIYSSRIENLNSKLKLTTKDLIKLKKFKDKYNFYLNKQQQIIKSKKENRLKKDQIKLESVNNSLLKLEDKREKLTTKDLIKLKKFKDKYNFYLNKQQQIIKSKKEETREYKTIQAKLELLNKRLLKFENKISKKANRNSLIKSSIKNNLIKQEYLKARIDELTSNQVLESLENKNNQRKIFKVNKIFTIIFIICTFLGAIIGFTIGPNYSSSFGKSLSVIAYGQKVNDIYDNLDESIRNYKQFDKSTKRGKEIVKMGEYLERVKSSQDAYMKSILNKSYADLDKVNKNRWASYVVAQIYKEIVNKNYVSLWKNPVSYNKYFRASVDVDYGYDFVDTNNKDLDNKQLAYVSFRIINAKDNRIINIFEKLFVRDNLQNPDLSIRYDHDDNNSASGIINLVNIPVTAYGEIKNIAIIFAITLLALLIYILIRFKWTYFVALALTLILTIVLVSSLVIIFRVPVGIEILSAILAVLSFTIITCVLFLGKGKSIIKSKDNKTFSEIFEKEILAYSNKKVTRYQVDNKIHKLKVEYKNNKKNLIKQQLESKNIKSILAKMFFKLKQNLKLRFNKNHNQLYKNLKFEIKENKKILKHHKKHTKIEIDLIANNNPFLKETFINVFKFGMNRSFLVTIIYIVYALIISFGMYSIIGMGLTISIGILIASLVSLLIALPIWIWLEKKRMIHVLGYRYYVQNFKINQEEQIINGIND, from the coding sequence ATGAAAAATAGATTAGCTAGCTTTAAAAAAATTCTACGTTTTATTATTATGCTAATCCTTATTTTAACTTTACTAACTGGAATTGGTTTTTCTAGTTATAAAATAGCTAATAATACTTTGTATGGTTCTAAGTTTGTTGGTGGTTATCAAGCTTTAGTTGGTGTTTATGATAAAACTAAAAATCAAGAAGAAGAAATTCCAAATGGTGATGCTTTTAAAGGGGCTAAATCATTAGAAAAAAAACTATCTCCATTTTCTGATAATACTATTGAAACTCAACAAGCTGGTCTTTCACGTGTTTTTATTAAGGCTTCAAAAAAAGCTTATTCTAATAATCAAGATGATTTTAAAAACGCCATTGAAAGAACTGGTGATTTGTTTATTTTAGATAAAAATTATCAAGATATTTTCTTTAATGAAGAATTAATGAAAATTATTGGAGTTGGTGAAGTTTATTCAAAAAACTCTTCTGATAAAAGAATTAATAAAAAACTTACTTTAGAAGAATTTTTAGGTGAAGCAAAAGCTGAATCACTACAACCTGCTAACTTTTCAAATAAAAACTCTCCTTTTGTTAGTTTTAATTTAAAAAATGAGTATTTAAAAAATTTAATAGATCCTAAAAAAAATAAAGACAGCAATTCATTAACTATGATTACTTCAGTTGGTCATGTTATTGAAACATTAAGAACTTATTATAAAAAAGCAAATTCAACTAATAAACAAGTTATTGAAAAATATTTAAATACCTATTTTAATCAAATTATTAAACCAATTCAAGATTATATTAGTAGTCATTCATCAGATACTTTAGCAGTCAAAACTTTAAAAGATTTATTTTCTATTGAATATAGTACAACCACTACAGAAGGTACATCTGGAAATTTAGCTATTCAAAGAACTAGTTTAGTTGATTCTAAAATTAATAAATGATGAAAAAGTAATCAAACAGGTAAAATTGAAAATACTAGTGATCTAAAATATGTTTTGTTTGGAACTAATAATTTAGATAAAAAAAATGATAGACACATTTTTAGATTTACAAATTCAGCTAATAAATTTTTATATGATGCTAATGCTAGTGAAAAAGACTTTATTAAAGATGATAAAGGTAATGTTGGTAAATATTATAATAAGTTAAAAATTAGTAGTGATAATAGTATTTCACAAGATGAAGAATTAGATTATATTGATAAAGTTTCTAATAAATTAATTTCAATAATAATGACTGAAATTTTATTTAAAAAAGATACAACTGATAAAGATCATGTTGTTAATAGAAACTTAGATCAAGCTTTATTTAGAAATAATGTTTTATTGCACAATAATCAAATATCACCAGATAATACTAGAATAGTTACAACTAATCCTGCTATTGTTACAGATAGAAAAACTCAAACAACTAAACTTTATATTCCTGTATGAAGTAATACAATGGCAAAACAAGTTGAATCTGATATTTTACAAACTTCATTAGGATATACTTTTAAAGTTTTATCAATTAAAGAATTTAGTGCTGATATTACTAACATAATGTTAATTATTACTTTAGGATGTTTAGTAATTTTAGCATTAGCAGTTTTAGTGTTTATGGTATTTTCATATAGACTATTAGGGTTATTTGCAATTGTTCTTGCTGCAATTTCAGCCTCACTAACAATGTTAGTACCAATTATTTTTAATATGGCAATTGGTCCTGAAATCTTTATGATAATGTTTGTTGGTATTGGTTTAATATTAGATGCAAGTATTATTTATTTTGAAAATCTAAAAACTCATATTTATAAAGAAAAATTATCTCCAGAATCTTCATTTAAGATTAGTAATAAAGATACTTTAACTATTTTATTAGATACATCATTTATTATTTTAATTCCAAATATTTTATTATTCATTTTTGGATCTGGAGCTTTAAAAAATCTAGCTACAATTAGTGTTATTAATATATTAATAGTTATTTTATTTGTTATTTTAGGTTTACGTTTATTAACTTGAATAGTTTTAAAAGCCAAGCTATTTACAAAATACCCTTGATTATTACCACTAAACACTTTAAAAAATTCTCAATCAAGTTGATCTAATGATTTAATGTTAAGTATTTATTCATCAAGAATTGAAAACTTAAACTCTAAATTAAAACTAACTACTAAAGATTTAATTAAGTTGAAAAAATTTAAAGATAAATATAATTTCTATTTAAATAAACAACAACAAATTATTAAATCTAAAAAAGAAAATAGACTAAAAAAAGATCAAATTAAATTAGAATCTGTAAATAATTCTTTATTAAAACTTGAAGATAAAAGAGAAAAACTAACTACTAAAGATTTAATTAAGTTGAAAAAATTTAAAGATAAATATAATTTCTATTTAAATAAACAACAACAAATTATTAAATCTAAAAAAGAAGAAACTAGAGAATACAAAACTATTCAAGCTAAATTAGAGTTATTAAATAAACGCTTATTAAAATTTGAAAACAAAATTTCAAAAAAAGCTAATAGAAACTCTTTAATTAAATCATCAATAAAAAATAATTTAATAAAACAAGAATATTTAAAAGCTAGAATTGATGAATTAACATCAAATCAAGTATTAGAAAGTTTAGAAAATAAAAACAATCAAAGAAAGATTTTTAAAGTTAATAAAATATTTACAATTATTTTTATAATTTGTACTTTTTTAGGAGCGATTATTGGATTTACAATTGGTCCAAATTATAGCTCAAGTTTTGGAAAAAGTCTTTCAGTTATTGCTTATGGTCAAAAAGTTAATGATATTTATGATAATTTAGATGAATCAATAAGAAACTATAAACAATTTGATAAATCTACTAAAAGAGGTAAAGAAATTGTTAAGATGGGTGAGTATCTTGAAAGAGTTAAATCTAGTCAAGATGCTTATATGAAATCAATATTAAACAAAAGCTATGCTGATTTAGATAAAGTTAATAAAAATCGATGAGCTAGTTATGTTGTAGCTCAAATTTATAAAGAAATTGTTAATAAGAATTATGTAAGTTTATGAAAAAACCCAGTTTCTTATAACAAATATTTTAGAGCTAGTGTTGATGTTGATTATGGTTATGATTTTGTTGATACTAATAATAAGGATCTTGATAATAAACAATTAGCTTATGTAAGTTTTAGAATAATTAATGCTAAAGATAATAGAATTATTAATATTTTTGAAAAATTATTTGTTAGAGATAATTTACAAAACCCAGATTTATCTATTAGATATGATCATGATGATAATAATTCAGCTAGTGGTATTATTAATTTAGTAAATATACCAGTTACTGCATATGGTGAAATTAAAAATATAGCAATTATATTTGCAATTACTTTATTAGCATTATTGATTTACATTTTAATTAGATTTAAATGAACTTATTTTGTAGCTTTAGCATTAACATTGATTTTAACAATAGTTTTAGTAAGTTCATTGGTAATTATTTTTAGAGTACCAGTTGGAATTGAAATTTTAAGTGCTATTTTAGCTGTACTAAGCTTTACTATTATTACTTGTGTGCTATTTTTAGGAAAAGGTAAATCAATTATTAAATCAAAAGATAATAAAACTTTTTCTGAAATTTTTGAAAAAGAAATACTTGCTTATTCAAATAAAAAAGTTACTAGATATCAAGTAGATAATAAAATTCATAAACTTAAAGTTGAATATAAAAATAATAAAAAGAATTTAATTAAACAACAATTAGAATCAAAAAATATTAAATCTATATTAGCTAAAATGTTTTTTAAACTAAAACAAAACTTAAAATTACGTTTTAATAAAAATCACAATCAGTTATATAAAAACTTAAAATTTGAAATTAAAGAAAATAAAAAGATTTTAAAACATCATAAAAAACATACTAAAATTGAAATTGATTTAATTGCTAATAATAATCCTTTTTTAAAAGAAACTTTTATTAATGTTTTTAAATTTGGTATGAATAGAAGTTTTTTAGTAACAATAATTTATATAGTTTATGCTTTAATAATTTCATTTGGTATGTATTCAATTATTGGGATGGGATTAACTATTAGTATTGGTATTTTAATAGCTAGTTTAGTTTCACTATTGATTGCTTTACCTATTTGAATTTGATTAGAAAAAAAACGTATGATACATGTTTTAGGATATAGATACTATGTTCAAAACTTTAAAATAAATCAAGAAGAACAAATCATTAATGGAATTAATGATTAG